Proteins encoded in a region of the Aquila chrysaetos chrysaetos chromosome 25, bAquChr1.4, whole genome shotgun sequence genome:
- the JMJD8 gene encoding jmjC domain-containing protein 8 isoform X2, translating to MAAAARRLLSLLLLPLAWTRPAGCTDPPGGGWLAGTVPEEERCTVERADASLTYSLFLQRFAFSRPVILRGVTDNSAFRALCTREKLLAAFGARPVRLSTANTYSYRKVDVPFQEYVEQLLKPQDPARLGSDTLYFFGDNNFTEWGPLFQQYVPPAFGIPGTSPAYSFGIAGSGSGVPFHWHGPGYSEVIFGRKRWFLYPPDKTPHFHPNETTLAWLHRTYPALPLAERPLECTLRPGEVLYFPDRWWHATLNLDTSVFISTFLG from the exons AtggcggcggcagcgcggcggctgctctcgctgctgctgctgccgctggcTTGGACCCGGCCCGCGGGCTGCACCGACCCGCCGGGCGGCGGCTG GCTGGCGGGCACGGTGCCGGAGGAGGAACGGTGTACCGTGGAGCGGGCCGACGCTTCCCTCACCTACTCCCTCTTCCTGCAGCG GTTCGCCTTTTCCCGGCCGGTTATCCTCCGTGGGGTCACGGACAACTCG gccttCCGTGCCCTCTGCACCCGGGAGAAGCTGCTGGCGGCCTTCGGGGCCCGCCCGGTGCGGCTCAGCACGGCCAACACCTACTCCTACCGCAAAG TGGATGTGCCCTTCCAGGAGTACGTGGAGCAGCTGCTGAAGCCGCAGGATCCGGCCAGGCTGGGCAGCG acaCCCTCTACTTCTTTGGGGACAACAACTTCACCGAGTGGGGCCCCCTCTTCCAGCAGTACGTGCCCCCCGCCTTCGGCATCCCGGGCACCAGCCCTGCCTACAGCTTTGGGATTgcag GCTCCGGCTCCGGTGTTCCCTTTCACTGGCATGGCCCCGGTTACTCCGAGGTGATCTTTGGCAGGAAG CGCTGGTTTCTGTACCCGCCGGATAAAACACCCCACTTCCACCCCAACGAGACGACGCTGGCCTGGCTCCACCGCACGTACCCTGCGCTGCCGCTAGCTGAGCGGCCGCTGGAGTGCACCCTCCGCCCCGGGGAG GTCCTGTACTTTCCTGACCGCTGGTGGCACGCCACGCTCAACCTGGACACCAGCGTCTTCATCTCCACCTTCCTGGGGTAG
- the JMJD8 gene encoding jmjC domain-containing protein 8 isoform X1: protein MAAAARRLLSLLLLPLAWTRPAGCTDPPGGGWLAGTVPEEERCTVERADASLTYSLFLQRFAFSRPVILRGVTDNSAFRALCTREKLLAAFGARPVRLSTANTYSYRKVDVPFQEYVEQLLKPQDPARLGSDTLYFFGDNNFTEWGPLFQQYVPPAFGIPGTSPAYSFGIAGSGSGVPFHWHGPGYSEVIFGRKRWFLYPPDKTPHFHPNETTLAWLHRTYPALPLAERPLECTLRPGEVSPTPGLWEEAGSRPRSPWDPPPLSPGRSCTFLTAGGTPRSTWTPASSSPPSWGRAGKAEDVPPSSWLRRCPGCGESVPGRQLRLLPPPGKGRASSHPLNYWCWDQVPEEILVFTGLFPPPWIKVFFCHSSLRIATSPLLPECRQDRQQ from the exons AtggcggcggcagcgcggcggctgctctcgctgctgctgctgccgctggcTTGGACCCGGCCCGCGGGCTGCACCGACCCGCCGGGCGGCGGCTG GCTGGCGGGCACGGTGCCGGAGGAGGAACGGTGTACCGTGGAGCGGGCCGACGCTTCCCTCACCTACTCCCTCTTCCTGCAGCG GTTCGCCTTTTCCCGGCCGGTTATCCTCCGTGGGGTCACGGACAACTCG gccttCCGTGCCCTCTGCACCCGGGAGAAGCTGCTGGCGGCCTTCGGGGCCCGCCCGGTGCGGCTCAGCACGGCCAACACCTACTCCTACCGCAAAG TGGATGTGCCCTTCCAGGAGTACGTGGAGCAGCTGCTGAAGCCGCAGGATCCGGCCAGGCTGGGCAGCG acaCCCTCTACTTCTTTGGGGACAACAACTTCACCGAGTGGGGCCCCCTCTTCCAGCAGTACGTGCCCCCCGCCTTCGGCATCCCGGGCACCAGCCCTGCCTACAGCTTTGGGATTgcag GCTCCGGCTCCGGTGTTCCCTTTCACTGGCATGGCCCCGGTTACTCCGAGGTGATCTTTGGCAGGAAG CGCTGGTTTCTGTACCCGCCGGATAAAACACCCCACTTCCACCCCAACGAGACGACGCTGGCCTGGCTCCACCGCACGTACCCTGCGCTGCCGCTAGCTGAGCGGCCGCTGGAGTGCACCCTCCGCCCCGGGGAGGTGAGTCCGACCCCTG ggctgtgggaggaggcagggagtaGACCCAGGAGCCCGTGGGATCCCCCGCCGCTCTCTCCCGGTAGGTCCTGTACTTTCCTGACCGCTGGTGGCACGCCACGCTCAACCTGGACACCAGCGTCTTCATCTCCACCTTCCTGGGGTAGAGCCGGCAAGGCCGAGGATGTGCCACCGTCGTCCTGGCTGCGCCGCTGTCCTGGCTGCGGTGAGAGCGTGCCGGGGCGGCAGCTCCGGCTCCTGCCACCACCAGGGAAGGGCAGAGCTAGCAGCCACCCACTCAACTACTGGTGTTGGGACCAAGTGCCTGAAGAAATTCTGGTTTTTACTGgtcttttccctcccccttggattaaagtttttttttgcCATAGCTCATTGCGTATTGCTACTTCCCCACTGCTACCAGagtgcaggcaggacaggcagcagtGA